A genomic segment from Treponema sp. Marseille-Q3903 encodes:
- the dinB gene encoding DNA polymerase IV yields the protein MAEVEHWYLHVDLDAFFASVEQLDHPEYRGKPLIVGGKPEDRRSVVSTASYEARKYGVHSAMPTFQAYKLCPNGIFVRVRMERYSEMSYKIMNIFRDYSPDVKQISIDEAFIDLTGTEKLFGPPEKTAIDIKTRVKNETGLTVSVGLATTKYLAKIASGFSKPDGFYHIKRGDEKAFILNLPLNKVWGLGKKSIELIHSKGMRTTRDIYEKDYTILEFLFGKNMATFLYNVVRGTETSSFDRETKNHSISSETTFPYDLTDVYLIETELLELSQSVFFRLMKHESYSPTAFVKIRYDDFSTCSIQETSDRNIMTLDSYFEIVKRLFEKKYQIGRGIRLLGVGFENVVKDSKPEQQELFPNNDEKKHKVEQAILNLSKKHPEIKIRKARTFKCFFLCFLIGISGGLKNNLQSEDFKAEKKVQENGAGAALPDTFYTPQTFKEAPDSLFNWAIDDKNNVDFLVHGHWKGAFLYSIDSSFGAGTNFVIAPSSAVFRQDVELYTWAMLNNRWYFESDFADEFTKNTIAMGYIGNGLVKSFRVSNRGITMPSGYSSEMFGYSLKGGNNQSPGISLNIGGTENSWKADFLIRYDMTSTKSATFYGMNSVSDTKLSPADFLYGNEFYFPKESEQAVFDILDVYVENKSGTYSDNYGKKYKKLSSGEYAVLAKKQRLFISERAGGGKSKGKIPQILLTFKNDANVSKIISDSGSYSDNSSFLGKIQKAFDSSGKNYRLDDFSCTQSCQIEGKTALVIQSSKGFCPYIFSSSYDCGLKSEGDIFVISSKNEKKLNNFSASVGDESYTSIFEDLFNEKHMYAKIVNDESLESHPFVRYAPEIYLNLAESSDIKIVVRKYQPVKNIQIATSAVPNSVSVYINGTLVAGCSFNQETGVVELPVSVSATDKIYITWQEDSSDFSRGALATGLGFKTFFTPSVLFDASFTARWPISINTKYSLQNDMHKGFAAFSFGISFEKKGIAGELKISEKSSVSVNQENTTKGLIVNAQKQNVPQKYYPKGYNSSQSLSFSLKNSGEESFLDIKLQNGELLKNSSEVEIEITPKIEFGTAVGKLKVFLIVGVDAADESFTVSEKLPKWELSRLGLNLTENKPQTLKITLSDKERSLLTGVYDARLIVKTDDDFDSTIDKADGTISFVSYKPIVQNIFTEHDENINVRAISRLSELQIKKTIEKNCSTQINWNMASSVNKEDLSQTKIKTISYFEQQDFSSYKTVEFNFALEEASPALTFILDNYSDDFEDNSEYALKVELKSTKNLIKKDGALTYHTLQVNLDDSDVFVDGTKLTKDEFSLKINRDKVPSRQIILIDTFSDGNLIKNGSFYIDNLLFTNSKVYFLGQNYASLEYKKDGTFVKTGDFEIFKDAYFDVNSYQTAGTLKHEEFQLNSNVKCGITVTGIKISADASFNKAELSNAGYYIKSENERFRFMKAGESFRYLKKESFYSKNDEVSFDFSKLSILIPLKIDFKSIAEDNSITKKQNTEGIISLDFKNDSLGINFLSKLNVNQKIKNDKIFDSFLKLSGLQFSAGENTANHRVVDFSTTISGDFPFARFKPVLEYGLNGTYNFAKEAAIKDNSKIYLKLPFLFDSQSFEFSILRNAGGKTEVNPGGSYIFDGNCVLKKQIERKALYDSIPFFELFDLSLKDRVFADYSTKYQFLYKRKIFNSYADIFVPSSASLSVIRDVKNISSSSSTYQFKIVLSNTSVNNFGLDSINKTFKWFKQDELFSSITGIIKIPEDKIENTTYQITVYSQLFLMITDKSNLLSSFDAAFETDGNFSSHATLVYKRPSKSNIISAIAALFTTQEQQKNFKITRNETMNLEAKTVSSRFSGKLSYLHSTDLSFLEYFTVSIGIGGSYNYIQGKAHRIGLDFSIGAKAEF from the coding sequence ATGGCAGAAGTTGAGCATTGGTATTTGCATGTCGACCTCGACGCTTTTTTTGCTTCTGTTGAACAACTTGATCATCCGGAATATAGAGGTAAACCGCTGATTGTTGGCGGCAAACCGGAAGACAGGCGGAGTGTTGTTTCAACGGCGTCTTACGAGGCGAGAAAATACGGTGTTCATTCTGCGATGCCGACTTTTCAGGCTTACAAACTGTGTCCAAACGGGATATTTGTCCGTGTCAGGATGGAGCGCTATTCAGAGATGTCTTACAAAATCATGAATATCTTCCGCGATTATTCTCCTGATGTAAAACAGATATCTATAGATGAAGCTTTTATAGATTTGACAGGTACTGAAAAATTGTTCGGACCACCGGAGAAAACCGCAATCGACATAAAAACACGTGTAAAAAATGAGACAGGGCTGACAGTCTCCGTAGGTCTTGCGACAACAAAATATCTTGCAAAAATTGCATCAGGATTTTCGAAACCTGATGGATTTTATCACATTAAACGCGGAGATGAAAAAGCTTTTATTCTCAATCTTCCTCTGAACAAAGTTTGGGGGCTTGGGAAAAAATCTATTGAATTGATTCATTCAAAGGGAATGAGGACGACTCGTGATATATACGAAAAAGATTACACAATACTTGAGTTTTTATTCGGGAAAAATATGGCAACATTTTTGTACAATGTTGTGCGTGGGACTGAAACTTCATCTTTTGACAGGGAAACGAAAAATCACTCTATAAGTTCCGAAACTACTTTTCCTTACGACCTTACAGATGTCTATTTAATCGAGACGGAACTCCTTGAACTCTCACAAAGTGTTTTTTTCAGGCTGATGAAGCATGAATCGTACTCGCCAACAGCTTTTGTAAAAATACGCTATGACGATTTTTCGACATGCTCGATTCAAGAAACTTCTGACAGAAACATAATGACGCTCGATTCTTATTTTGAAATCGTAAAACGGCTGTTTGAAAAAAAATACCAGATTGGACGAGGAATCAGACTTCTTGGCGTCGGATTTGAAAACGTCGTAAAAGATTCAAAACCTGAGCAGCAGGAACTTTTTCCAAACAATGACGAAAAAAAACATAAAGTTGAACAGGCAATCTTAAACCTTTCAAAAAAGCATCCTGAAATCAAAATCAGAAAAGCAAGGACTTTTAAATGCTTCTTTTTGTGTTTTTTGATTGGAATATCAGGCGGATTGAAGAACAATTTACAGTCTGAAGATTTTAAGGCTGAAAAAAAAGTTCAGGAAAATGGAGCCGGTGCTGCACTTCCCGACACTTTTTATACTCCGCAAACTTTTAAAGAAGCACCCGACTCTCTTTTTAATTGGGCAATCGATGATAAAAATAACGTAGATTTTTTAGTGCACGGACATTGGAAAGGCGCATTTTTATACAGCATTGATTCTTCTTTCGGAGCCGGCACAAATTTTGTTATAGCTCCTTCATCCGCAGTTTTTAGACAAGATGTAGAACTCTACACATGGGCGATGTTGAACAATCGCTGGTATTTCGAATCGGATTTTGCAGATGAATTTACAAAAAATACGATTGCGATGGGATATATCGGAAACGGTCTTGTAAAGTCGTTTAGAGTTTCAAACAGAGGAATTACAATGCCTTCAGGTTATTCTTCCGAAATGTTCGGATATTCATTAAAAGGTGGAAATAATCAATCTCCGGGGATTTCTTTGAATATCGGCGGAACGGAAAACAGTTGGAAAGCAGATTTTTTAATCAGATACGATATGACATCGACTAAAAGCGCAACATTTTATGGGATGAACAGCGTTTCAGATACAAAGCTCTCGCCTGCTGATTTTTTGTATGGAAATGAATTTTATTTTCCAAAAGAGTCGGAACAAGCCGTTTTTGACATACTCGATGTCTATGTAGAAAATAAATCAGGGACGTACTCCGACAATTACGGTAAAAAATACAAAAAACTATCTTCCGGAGAATACGCTGTTTTAGCAAAAAAACAAAGGCTTTTTATCTCTGAAAGAGCCGGCGGCGGAAAAAGCAAAGGAAAGATTCCTCAGATTTTGCTGACTTTCAAAAATGACGCAAATGTCTCAAAAATTATTTCCGATTCGGGAAGCTATTCAGATAATTCAAGTTTTTTAGGAAAGATTCAAAAAGCGTTTGACAGCTCCGGGAAAAATTACAGATTAGATGATTTTTCGTGTACGCAATCGTGCCAAATTGAAGGAAAGACAGCGCTTGTGATTCAAAGTTCAAAAGGATTTTGCCCGTACATTTTTTCAAGTTCTTACGATTGCGGACTAAAATCTGAGGGAGACATCTTTGTAATTTCTTCAAAAAACGAAAAAAAGCTTAATAATTTTTCAGCAAGCGTCGGAGACGAATCATATACATCGATTTTTGAAGATTTATTTAATGAAAAGCACATGTATGCAAAAATTGTAAATGACGAATCTTTGGAGAGTCATCCTTTTGTAAGATATGCGCCGGAGATATATTTAAATCTGGCGGAAAGCTCTGACATAAAAATCGTCGTGCGAAAATATCAGCCTGTAAAAAATATTCAAATTGCCACTTCCGCAGTTCCAAATTCGGTTTCTGTTTACATAAACGGAACGCTTGTGGCAGGTTGTTCATTCAATCAAGAAACAGGCGTTGTAGAGCTGCCAGTCTCAGTTTCTGCAACAGATAAAATCTATATAACGTGGCAGGAAGATTCCTCAGATTTTTCAAGAGGAGCTTTGGCAACAGGGCTTGGGTTTAAGACATTTTTTACACCTTCTGTTTTGTTTGATGCTTCTTTTACTGCCAGATGGCCAATTTCTATAAACACAAAATATTCTTTACAAAATGACATGCATAAAGGTTTTGCGGCTTTTTCTTTTGGAATATCTTTTGAAAAAAAAGGAATTGCAGGGGAACTAAAAATTTCTGAAAAATCTTCCGTTTCTGTAAATCAAGAAAATACGACAAAAGGACTTATTGTAAATGCTCAAAAACAAAATGTTCCTCAAAAATATTATCCAAAAGGTTATAATTCATCTCAATCGCTCAGCTTTTCGTTAAAAAATTCAGGCGAAGAATCTTTTTTAGATATCAAGCTTCAAAACGGAGAGCTTTTGAAAAACAGTTCGGAAGTGGAAATCGAAATTACACCAAAAATTGAGTTCGGGACTGCGGTGGGAAAACTGAAAGTTTTTCTGATTGTTGGTGTCGATGCTGCTGACGAAAGTTTTACAGTTTCTGAAAAGCTGCCAAAATGGGAATTGTCAAGGTTAGGATTAAATCTCACAGAAAACAAACCTCAGACGCTCAAAATTACGCTTTCAGATAAAGAGCGCTCACTTTTGACAGGTGTTTATGATGCGCGCCTTATTGTGAAAACAGATGATGATTTTGACAGCACAATAGATAAAGCTGACGGAACAATTTCTTTTGTTTCCTATAAGCCGATTGTCCAAAACATTTTTACAGAGCACGACGAAAATATAAACGTAAGAGCAATTTCGAGATTATCCGAATTACAAATAAAAAAAACAATTGAAAAAAACTGTTCTACCCAAATAAACTGGAACATGGCAAGCTCTGTAAATAAAGAAGATTTAAGTCAAACAAAAATCAAAACAATTTCTTATTTTGAACAGCAAGATTTTTCATCGTATAAAACTGTCGAATTTAATTTTGCTTTAGAAGAGGCTTCTCCAGCGCTGACTTTTATACTTGATAATTATTCAGATGATTTTGAAGACAATTCTGAATATGCGCTTAAAGTTGAATTAAAATCGACAAAAAATCTCATAAAAAAAGACGGAGCGCTTACATATCATACGCTTCAAGTCAATCTAGATGACAGTGATGTTTTTGTTGACGGAACAAAACTCACTAAAGATGAATTTTCTCTAAAAATCAATCGCGATAAAGTTCCGTCTCGCCAGATAATTTTGATAGACACATTCTCTGACGGAAATTTGATTAAAAACGGCTCATTTTATATCGATAACCTTTTGTTCACAAATTCTAAAGTTTATTTTTTGGGGCAAAATTACGCATCTCTTGAATACAAAAAAGATGGAACTTTTGTAAAAACCGGCGATTTTGAAATTTTTAAAGACGCATATTTTGATGTAAACTCATATCAGACAGCAGGGACATTAAAACATGAGGAATTTCAGCTCAACTCAAATGTAAAATGTGGCATAACTGTGACCGGAATAAAAATTTCAGCAGATGCTTCTTTTAACAAGGCTGAACTTTCAAACGCAGGATATTACATCAAATCTGAAAACGAACGTTTTCGTTTTATGAAAGCCGGAGAGAGTTTTCGTTATCTGAAAAAAGAAAGTTTTTACAGCAAAAATGATGAAGTGAGTTTTGATTTTTCAAAATTGTCAATTCTCATTCCGTTAAAAATAGATTTTAAGTCGATTGCAGAAGATAACTCCATTACAAAAAAACAAAATACAGAAGGAATCATATCGTTAGATTTTAAAAATGATAGTCTTGGAATAAATTTTTTGTCAAAATTAAACGTCAATCAAAAGATAAAAAATGATAAGATTTTTGATTCTTTTTTAAAACTCAGCGGACTTCAGTTTTCTGCGGGTGAAAATACTGCAAATCATCGCGTGGTTGATTTTTCAACAACGATTTCTGGAGACTTCCCTTTTGCCCGGTTCAAACCTGTTTTGGAATACGGTTTAAATGGAACTTATAACTTTGCAAAAGAGGCTGCAATCAAAGATAATTCAAAGATTTATCTGAAATTGCCATTTTTGTTTGACTCTCAAAGTTTTGAATTTTCTATTCTAAGAAATGCCGGTGGAAAAACGGAAGTCAATCCCGGCGGTTCATATATTTTTGACGGAAATTGCGTTTTAAAAAAGCAAATTGAAAGAAAGGCGCTTTACGATTCTATTCCTTTTTTCGAACTATTTGATTTATCGTTGAAAGATAGAGTCTTTGCAGATTATTCAACAAAATATCAGTTTTTATATAAACGAAAAATATTCAATTCGTATGCAGACATTTTTGTTCCATCATCCGCATCGCTTTCTGTAATTAGAGATGTCAAAAATATTTCATCTTCATCAAGCACATATCAGTTTAAAATCGTGCTCTCAAATACATCTGTAAACAATTTCGGTTTGGACAGCATAAACAAAACATTTAAATGGTTTAAGCAGGATGAGTTGTTTTCGAGCATAACCGGAATTATAAAAATCCCGGAAGATAAAATTGAAAACACAACTTATCAGATAACAGTGTATTCGCAGCTTTTTTTGATGATTACAGATAAATCGAATCTTCTTTCTTCTTTTGATGCCGCTTTTGAAACAGATGGAAACTTTTCGAGTCACGCAACTTTAGTTTATAAAAGACCATCAAAATCGAATATAATATCTGCAATCGCAGCTTTATTTACAACGCAAGAACAGCAGAAAAATTTTAAAATCACCAGAAATGAAACGATGAATCTTGAAGCAAAAACTGTGTCATCACGCTTTAGCGGAAAACTTTCATATCTACATTCAACAGACTTGAGTTTTTTGGAATACTTTACAGTTTCGATTGGAATTGGAGGGAGTTACAATTATATTCAGGGGAAAGCACATCGGATTGGATTAGATTTTTCTATTGGGGCAAAAGCCGAGTTTTAA
- the thiI gene encoding tRNA uracil 4-sulfurtransferase ThiI, with translation MTYLAKIGELTLKGSNIKEFENLLKHNAAKYIEGLGCNITLRAGRLYIDCDESAAQRVEFMLSHLIGITGWAKAAVCEKTIEDINRTVFEIAKKEAERGCKTFKIDARRSDKNFPLNSYQICCEAAGDVEAIMKVDVHKPDTILYVEVRERVFVFADSNIGCRGLPVGSSGKGLLLLSGGLDSPVAGYRMLRRGMKIECCYFHSYPYTSEEAKQKVVDLAQKLAYYGITTYLNVIPFTEVQMRIKERAPDSWSTLMLRVCMMKLANRLARRCNAKCIITGESVGQVASQTIENMTVTEHFAEFPLLRPLCGMDKEEIIRDSYFIGTYDISILPYEDCCVLFSPRHPVLRATSEEAEKIYSSLEVEQLIDKAYKEREIIKLSVYCAPTKKTV, from the coding sequence ATGACTTATTTAGCAAAAATCGGAGAACTCACTCTTAAAGGGTCAAATATCAAGGAATTTGAAAATCTTTTAAAACACAATGCTGCAAAATACATTGAAGGGCTTGGATGCAATATAACTTTGCGTGCCGGACGTCTTTACATCGACTGCGATGAGTCTGCTGCACAGAGAGTTGAGTTTATGCTCTCTCATCTGATTGGTATTACGGGATGGGCAAAAGCTGCTGTGTGCGAAAAAACTATTGAAGATATAAACCGCACTGTATTTGAAATCGCTAAAAAAGAAGCTGAACGCGGCTGCAAAACTTTTAAAATCGATGCACGTCGTTCAGATAAAAATTTTCCGCTCAATTCTTATCAGATTTGCTGTGAAGCGGCTGGAGATGTTGAAGCTATTATGAAAGTCGATGTTCACAAACCTGACACAATTTTGTATGTTGAAGTTCGTGAACGCGTATTTGTTTTTGCCGACTCAAATATCGGTTGCAGAGGGCTTCCTGTCGGGTCAAGCGGAAAAGGACTTTTGCTGCTCTCTGGCGGTCTTGATTCACCTGTCGCAGGTTACAGAATGCTCCGCCGCGGAATGAAGATTGAATGCTGCTATTTTCATTCTTATCCTTATACTTCAGAAGAAGCAAAACAAAAAGTAGTCGATTTGGCTCAAAAACTCGCATATTACGGAATTACGACATATCTAAACGTAATCCCGTTCACAGAAGTTCAGATGAGGATTAAAGAAAGAGCTCCAGACAGCTGGTCAACTTTGATGCTGCGAGTCTGCATGATGAAGCTTGCAAATCGTCTTGCGCGCAGATGCAACGCAAAATGCATAATCACTGGTGAAAGCGTCGGGCAGGTTGCAAGTCAGACGATTGAAAACATGACAGTTACAGAACATTTTGCAGAATTTCCCCTTCTCCGTCCGCTGTGCGGCATGGATAAAGAAGAGATAATAAGGGATTCATATTTTATCGGCACTTATGATATATCAATTTTACCATACGAAGACTGCTGTGTGCTTTTCAGCCCGCGCCATCCTGTTTTGCGTGCGACATCTGAAGAGGCAGAAAAAATATACAGCTCTCTCGAAGTTGAGCAATTGATAGATAAAGCTTACAAAGAACGCGAAATAATCAAACTCAGCGTATACTGCGCGCCAACAAAAAAAACTGTGTAG
- a CDS encoding uracil-DNA glycosylase family protein, with translation MNAQEKKLIYSLLKTADAFLCGYTRKEFQNEMIFEEDKIKNTICDKIFSPTDDTTLRELSAKIMRCTRCGLARTRNNVVPGEGVPNPDVIVIGEAPGYDEDMQGRPFVGKAGMLLDKMLDAIQLDRKTNCFIANIVKCRPPENRNPFPDEQSVCFSFLEAQISILKPKMILCMGKVAIEKLIEQKISVTASHGQFFDYKGIPVMVTYHPSALLRNQELKRPAWEDLKKFKSKLSEMKANSV, from the coding sequence ATGAACGCTCAAGAAAAAAAGTTGATTTACAGTCTTCTCAAAACAGCAGATGCATTTTTATGTGGGTATACACGCAAAGAATTTCAAAATGAGATGATTTTTGAAGAAGACAAAATAAAAAATACTATCTGTGACAAAATTTTCTCTCCTACTGATGACACGACTTTAAGAGAACTTTCTGCAAAAATCATGAGATGCACACGATGCGGTCTAGCGCGTACACGAAACAACGTCGTACCCGGAGAAGGTGTACCAAATCCTGACGTCATTGTCATAGGAGAAGCTCCCGGATATGATGAAGATATGCAAGGACGTCCGTTTGTAGGAAAAGCAGGAATGCTTTTGGATAAAATGCTCGATGCAATTCAACTTGACAGAAAAACTAACTGTTTTATTGCAAATATCGTAAAATGCCGTCCTCCTGAAAACAGAAACCCTTTCCCGGATGAACAGTCTGTCTGTTTTTCTTTTCTTGAGGCTCAAATAAGCATACTGAAACCAAAAATGATCTTGTGCATGGGCAAGGTTGCAATTGAAAAACTGATCGAGCAAAAAATCTCAGTTACAGCTTCTCACGGACAGTTTTTTGATTATAAAGGAATCCCTGTCATGGTAACATATCACCCGAGTGCTTTGCTCAGAAATCAGGAGTTAAAAAGACCTGCATGGGAAGATTTAAAGAAATTCAAATCGAAATTAAGTGAAATGAAAGCAAATTCTGTGTAA
- the priA gene encoding primosomal protein N', giving the protein MKYLEIILNLPINQGFTYSYVPPENEKPEFVPEIGKRAEIMFGNKRTEGFIINILDKIPKNCPVDESKIRPIKRVIDKEPLFGTELIEMAKWISHYYLCAFGEAIFSMLPSGRRESNAGGFSFEDEITSSTKNNLSDEQQKAVDDILSSPTSSSLFHYIYGGTGTGKTEVFLSLAEKMLQKGKGIIYLVPEIGLTGQVIKVVSERFGNTAAIIHSGLTPSQRLCEWHRIMHKEARVIIGTRSAIFAPVPELGLIIIDEEHDGSYKSGNNPRYHARQVAMHRCSSLKIKLVMGSATPSVEAWYGIQKGTILRHTLSKRLAGGELPKISCIDLNIYQNGGCISKPLEQQIKKTLDEKHQVILFLNRRGFTHFFRCNTCGYEIVCKNCSVPMTYHKNENKLKCHYCGWSIHPPSSCPKCGSIDIGTSGFGTEFIEAETRSKFPNAKIIRIDTDTVKNKKELLAYLDDFRDGKYDIMLGTQMVAKGLNFPNLQLVGVIMADAGLHMPDFRAGERTFSLITQVAGRAGRYFPDGKVIVQTYSPTREPVLYACTNRISDFYDYEINQRDILDFPPFTRLLRIVFRSYNKTAAEDTAYDAVKILKQNAPKGMELIGPAQCPIEKINSSWRYQILLKGTSIVPLQSAARKLLFDYRHDNKVYIEYDVDPVSLL; this is encoded by the coding sequence ATGAAATATTTAGAGATAATCCTTAACCTCCCAATCAATCAAGGGTTTACATATTCTTATGTTCCTCCTGAAAATGAAAAACCGGAATTTGTGCCGGAAATCGGCAAACGTGCAGAAATAATGTTCGGCAACAAAAGGACGGAAGGTTTTATCATAAACATTTTAGATAAGATTCCTAAAAATTGTCCTGTCGATGAATCAAAAATAAGACCGATAAAACGTGTTATAGATAAGGAACCTCTTTTCGGAACCGAATTGATAGAGATGGCAAAATGGATAAGCCATTATTATCTTTGTGCTTTCGGAGAAGCTATTTTTTCAATGCTCCCGAGTGGACGAAGAGAATCAAATGCAGGAGGATTTTCATTTGAAGATGAAATCACCTCCTCAACAAAAAACAATCTTTCAGACGAACAACAAAAAGCTGTCGATGATATTTTGAGTTCGCCTACATCATCTTCTTTGTTCCACTACATCTACGGAGGGACAGGAACTGGGAAAACAGAGGTTTTTCTTTCTCTTGCAGAAAAAATGCTCCAAAAAGGAAAAGGGATAATATATCTTGTGCCTGAAATCGGGCTGACAGGTCAAGTTATAAAAGTTGTTTCAGAAAGATTTGGAAACACGGCCGCAATCATTCATTCGGGGCTAACCCCTTCTCAAAGACTTTGTGAATGGCACAGAATTATGCACAAAGAAGCACGTGTTATAATCGGCACTCGTTCAGCGATTTTTGCGCCTGTTCCTGAGCTCGGACTTATAATAATAGATGAAGAACACGACGGCTCATATAAATCAGGGAACAACCCGCGATATCATGCACGCCAAGTTGCAATGCACAGATGTTCATCTCTCAAAATAAAACTTGTGATGGGAAGTGCGACTCCTTCTGTTGAAGCGTGGTATGGAATACAAAAAGGGACAATTTTACGCCACACACTTTCAAAACGGCTCGCAGGCGGAGAGCTGCCAAAAATTTCATGCATCGATTTGAATATTTATCAAAACGGCGGCTGTATTTCAAAGCCTCTTGAGCAGCAGATAAAAAAAACTCTCGACGAAAAACATCAAGTTATTTTATTTTTAAATCGCAGAGGTTTTACACATTTTTTTAGGTGCAATACTTGTGGCTATGAAATCGTCTGCAAAAACTGTTCAGTTCCTATGACGTATCACAAAAATGAAAACAAACTCAAATGTCATTACTGCGGATGGTCAATTCATCCTCCTTCTAGCTGCCCAAAATGCGGCTCAATTGATATCGGGACGAGCGGTTTCGGGACGGAATTTATAGAAGCGGAAACACGTTCAAAATTTCCAAATGCAAAAATTATCCGCATAGATACAGATACAGTAAAAAATAAAAAAGAACTTCTTGCATATTTAGATGATTTTAGAGATGGAAAATACGATATAATGCTTGGAACGCAGATGGTCGCAAAAGGGTTAAATTTTCCAAATCTTCAGCTTGTCGGCGTTATCATGGCGGATGCCGGACTTCACATGCCTGACTTTCGCGCAGGAGAGAGGACATTTTCGTTGATCACACAAGTTGCCGGACGAGCGGGACGTTATTTTCCTGACGGGAAAGTGATTGTCCAAACTTACAGCCCAACTCGTGAACCTGTTTTATACGCATGCACAAACAGAATCAGCGATTTTTACGATTACGAAATAAATCAGCGCGATATCTTAGACTTTCCACCTTTTACAAGGCTTTTGAGAATTGTTTTTAGAAGCTATAACAAAACAGCCGCAGAAGATACAGCGTATGATGCAGTTAAAATATTAAAGCAGAACGCACCAAAAGGAATGGAACTGATTGGACCTGCTCAATGTCCGATTGAAAAAATCAATTCGTCGTGGCGGTATCAGATTTTACTAAAAGGAACGTCAATTGTACCGTTGCAATCAGCCGCAAGAAAATTATTATTCGATTACAGACACGACAATAAAGTCTACATAGAATACGATGTTGACCCAGTCAGCCTGCTTTAG
- the trpS gene encoding tryptophan--tRNA ligase → MSDEIQYTDINKSYEAAIERSKKLEEDLIKNPKKYRVLTGDRPTGRLHIGHYFGSLQNRVRLAKLGVPTMILIADYQVLTDHDAFDKISQNTKQLVIDYLAAGIDVEKQDVIIYPHSYVPEANQLMIPFLTLVSNAELSRNPTVKEEILSAGLTNVNAGMYTYPVHQAVDILFCKGNVVPAGKDQLPHIEMTRTIANRFNKKFCTDVGKESVFPLPEVLLSKTPMIMGLDGSQKMSKSRNNTIMLCATEDETAKVIKKAKTDQERFITYDPVNRPEVANLLTLISLCTGESPEKIAERIGDGGGGMLKNTLTEALNENLRPLRTKRAQLEKEPEYIRKVLTDGAAKAREIAQKTLEEVRERMNMVI, encoded by the coding sequence ATGAGCGACGAAATTCAGTACACAGATATAAATAAAAGTTATGAAGCCGCAATCGAACGCAGCAAAAAACTTGAAGAGGATTTGATCAAAAATCCTAAAAAATATAGAGTTCTCACAGGAGACCGTCCTACAGGTCGTCTACATATCGGTCATTATTTTGGCTCACTGCAAAATCGTGTAAGACTTGCAAAACTAGGCGTTCCAACTATGATTTTGATTGCAGATTATCAAGTTCTGACAGACCACGATGCATTTGACAAAATCAGTCAAAATACAAAACAACTTGTAATAGATTATCTTGCTGCCGGAATTGACGTTGAAAAACAGGATGTAATCATATATCCGCACAGTTATGTGCCTGAAGCAAACCAGCTTATGATTCCTTTTTTGACATTGGTTTCAAATGCGGAATTGAGCCGAAACCCAACTGTAAAAGAAGAGATTCTGTCGGCAGGGCTCACAAATGTCAATGCGGGAATGTATACGTATCCTGTTCATCAAGCTGTAGATATTCTTTTTTGCAAAGGTAATGTTGTTCCGGCAGGTAAAGACCAGCTTCCTCATATTGAAATGACTCGCACAATTGCAAACCGTTTTAACAAAAAATTCTGCACTGACGTCGGAAAAGAGTCTGTGTTTCCGCTGCCTGAAGTTTTGCTATCTAAAACTCCTATGATTATGGGGCTTGACGGTTCTCAGAAAATGTCTAAATCGCGAAATAACACAATCATGCTCTGCGCCACAGAAGATGAAACCGCAAAAGTGATTAAAAAAGCAAAAACCGATCAGGAACGTTTTATAACTTATGATCCTGTAAACAGGCCGGAAGTTGCAAATCTTTTGACTTTGATTTCCCTTTGCACCGGAGAATCTCCTGAAAAAATTGCAGAGAGAATCGGCGACGGTGGAGGGGGAATGCTCAAAAATACTTTGACTGAAGCGTTGAATGAAAATCTCCGTCCTCTTCGCACAAAACGTGCTCAACTTGAAAAAGAACCTGAATATATAAGAAAAGTTCTTACAGACGGCGCCGCAAAGGCAAGAGAGATCGCTCAAAAGACTCTTGAAGAAGTCCGCGAACGAATGAATATGGTCATATGA